A window of the Brassica napus cultivar Da-Ae chromosome C5, Da-Ae, whole genome shotgun sequence genome harbors these coding sequences:
- the LOC106396123 gene encoding mediator of RNA polymerase II transcription subunit 15a isoform X2 — protein sequence MDNNNWRLSIPNGESAAMNNGEWRKQLPPDSRQKIVNKIMETLSRHLPNSGPEGINDLRRIAARFEEKIFSCAVNQTDYLRKISMKMLTMETKSQNAAGSSSTTPDANNTTSMDSSNHDSQALPNNQGQLLPGTLPNNQSQAPQPLMSQTIQSNTASGITGSTGLPSSMPPVSSIANNSVVNQNSSMQNVAGLLQDSSGQHGLSSNMLSGSQRQMLGRPPHTMSSQQQQPQGAQYLYQQQQLLRQNFQAGNVPNPNSLLPTHIQQQQQQNVLQPNQMHSSQQPASTTSATQPSAVSSAPIQGLHTNQQSSPQLSSQQTTSQTILRQQQSSLLRQHPQSQQSSGIHQQQTSLPQQSISPQQQAQMMRQQAASGSGIQQKQMMGQHVLGDMQHQHQQRLLNQQNNVMNMQQQQKQHPPAQQQLMSQQNSLQATTQQPLGTQSNVAGLQQPQQQLLSSQVGNSSLQTNQQSLHMLSQPTAALQRTHQAGHGGLYPSQGQQSQNQPAQQQMVPLQSHRQQLQQPNLLQQDVQQRLQSSGQVTGSLLPPQNVVDQQRQLYQSQRTLLEMPSSSLDSTAQTESGNAVDWQEEVFQKIKTMKDAYLPDITEIYQRVIAKLQQMDSLPQQQRSEQFEKLKQFKTMLERMMQFLSVSKSSIMPPLKNKVAIYEKQIIDFVTAHRPRKPVQQGQLPQSQMQPMQQQSSQNGNHSHDGQANPQMQSMSMPRAQQSSLENVQNNVLSSRPGASAPQQNIHSSVPASSLEPGQGNALNNGQQVAVRSIQQNTYQQVNNTSASAQSGLSTLQPNVNQTQLSSGLLQQQKDQQMTQPQQLKQQFQQRQMQQQLLQKQQLMQQHQEQLQARQQVAQNDVSPGMFQQHSLQSQRTTYPHQQLKPGSQLPVTSPQLLPGSSPQMTQQNSSPQIDQKNMMSSVNKMGTPVQPANSPFVVPSPATPVAPSPMQVDSEKPSGASSLSMGNTARQQATGVQGVVQSIAFGTPGISASPLLQEFTSPEGNNLNPLTSTFGKPSATELPIERLIRAVKSISPQSLSSAVSDIGSVVSMVDRIAGSAPGNGSRASVGEDFVAKTKCRLQARNFMAQEGMTPTKKMKRHATAMPLSVYSLGGSVGDNCKQFACSETSDLESTATSVGKKARTETEHALLEEIKEINQRLIDTVVEISDDEDAADSSEGATASKGCEGTTVRVSFIAVSLSPALKAHLSSTQMSPIQSLRLLVPCSYPNVSPSLLYKLRVETSKENGDLSSKAMARFNILLRSLSQPMSLKDIANTWDACARTVICEYAQQFGGGTFSSKYVCHEHGSRVVLDSHENQSITCCSVGSCCVGGRGGCSSIYKGK from the exons ATGGATAACAACAATTGGAGACTTTCCATTCCAAATGGAGAATCTGCAGCCATGAACAATGGTGAGTGGAGAAAACAGTTGCCACCTGATTCACGCCAGAAGATCGTTAACAAGAT AATGGAAACACTAAGCAGGCACCTTCCGAATTCTGGACCAGAAGGAATTAACGATCTCAGGAGAATTGCTGCCAGATTTGAGGAGAAAATTTTCAGCTGTGCTGTTAACCAG acTGATTACCTTCGGAAGATATCCATGAAGATGCTGACTATGGAGACTAAATCTCAAAATGCTGCTGGCTCTTCCTCAACTACCCCTGATGCTAATAATACCACATCAATGGATTCAAGTAATCATGATTCTCAAGCAT TACCCAACAATCAGGGGCAACTTCTTCCAGGAACGTTACCAAACAATCAATCTCAAGCACCTCAGCCGTTGATGTCCCAAACCATTCAGAGTAACACAGCCTCTGGCATAACCGGTTCTACCGGTTTGCCATCTTCCATGCCGCCTGTTTCTTCCATAGCCAATAATAGCGTTGTAAACCAGAATTCCAGTATGCAAAATGTAGCCGGACTGTTGCAAGATTCATCTGGGCAGCATGGCCTTTCATCCAACATGCTCTCAGGATCCCAAAGGCAGATGTTGGGCAGACCGCCGCATACTATGTCTTCTCAGCAGCAGCAGCCACAGGGTGCACAATATCTTTATCAGCAGCAGCAACTTCTCAGGCAGAATTTTCAGGCAGGGAATGTCCCCAATCCCAATTCGCTTTTGCCAACACAcatacaacaacaacagcaacaaaATGTGCTGCAGCCCAATCAAATGCATTCGTCTCAACAGCCTGCTAGTACGACATCTGCGACGCAGCCTTCAGCTGTGAGCTCAGCTCCCATCCAGGGTCTCCACACAAATCAGCAGTCAAGTCCTCAATTGTCTTCTCAGCAGACTACGTCACAGACTATTCTTCGTCAGCAGCAATCATCGCTGCTAAGGCAACATCCGCAATCACAACAATCCTCTGGCATCCATCAGCAACAAACTTCATTGCCGCAGCAGTCAATTTCTCCCCAGCAGCAAGCACAAATGATGCGGCAACAAGCTGCAAGTGGCTCCGGCATCCAACAGAAGCAGATGATGGGGCAGCATGTTCTTGGGGATATGCAGCATCAACATCAGCAAAGGTTACTGAACCAGCAAAATAATGTTATGAACATGCAACAGCAGCAGAAGCAACACCCTCCGGCCCAACAGCAATTGATGTCTCAACAAAACAGCCTTCAGGCTACTACTCAGCAACCACTGGGCACTCAAAGCAATGTTGCAGGACTCCAGCAACCACAGCAACAGTTGCTCAGTTCCCAGGTTGGCAATTCGAGCTTGCAGACTAACCAGCAGTCGCTGCACATGTTATCACAGCCAACCGCTGCGCTGCAACGAACACACCAGGCTGGCCATGGCGGCTTGTATCCTTCTCAGGGACAACAGTCACAAAATCAGCCAGCCCAGCAGCAGATGGTGCCCCTTCAGTCGCACCGTCAGCAGTTACAACAACCTAATCTGCTTCAACAGGATGTGCAACAAAGGCTACAATCTTCAGGCCAAGTCACAGGTTCCCTGCTTCCACCTCAAAATGTAGTGGACCAGCAGAGACAACTGTATCAATCCCAAAGAACCCTTCTGGAGATGCCATCAT CATCGCTAGACTCCACGGCACAGACGGAAAGTGGAAATGCGGTTGATTGGCAAGAGGAGGTTTTCCAAAAg ATCAAAACTATGAAAGATGCGTACTTACCAGATATTACTGAAATCTACCAGAGAGTTATAGCCAAGTTGCAGCAA ATGGATTCTCTTCCGCAGCAACAAAGATCAGAGCAGTTTGAGAAATTGAAACAATTCAAGACAATGTTGGAGCGAATGATGCAATTCCTATCGGTTTCAAAGAGCAGTATCATGCCTCCTTTAAAGAATAAGGTGGCTATTTATGAGAAGCAGATAATAGATTTCGTAACTGCGCACAGGCCGAGGAAGCCAGTACAGCAAGGGCAGCTTCCGCAATCTCAGATGCAGCCTATGCAGCAACAATCATCTCAGAACGGTAATCATTCTCATGATGGTCAAGCAAATCCGCAGATGCAGTCAATGAGCATGCCTAGGGCACAACAGAGTAGTTTGGAAAATGTGCAGAACAATGTTCTCTCATCTCGGCCTGGAGCTTCAGCACCACAGCAGAATATTCACAGTTCCGTACCGGCTTCTAGTTTAGAGCCAGGCCAAGGAAATGCACTGAACAATGGCCAGCAGGTTGCCGTGAGATCCATTCAACAAAATACTTATCAACAAGTAAATAACACCTCTGCCTCTGCTCAAAGTGGGTTAAGTACACTGCAGCCTAATGTTAATCAAACCCAGTTAAGTTCCGGTCTGCTTCAGCAACAGAAAGACCAACAAATGACGCAGCCGCAGCAGCTCAAACAGCAATTTCAACAGCGCCAGATGCAGCAGCAACTACTTCAGAAGCAGCAATTAATGCAGCAGCACCAGGAACAGTTGCAAGCAAGACAGCAAGTGGCACAAAATGATGTCAGTCCTGGGATGTTTCAGCAACATTCTCTGCAGAGTCAGCGTACTACTTATCCCCATCAACAGTTAAAACCAGGATCCCAGCTTCCTGTTACGTCGCCTCAACTTTTGCCAGGTTCATCTCCTCAGATGACGCAACAAAATTCGTCTCCCCAGATCGACCAGAAAAATATGATGTCATCTGTCAACAAGATGGGTACTCCAGTGCAACCTGCAAACTCCCCGTTCGTTGTCCCATCCCCTGCAACCCCCGTGGCACCGTCCCCTATGCAAGTTGACTCTGAGAAACCATCTGGAGCTTCTTCGTTGTCAATGGGAAATACTGCACGGCAACAAGCAACTGGAGTGCAAGGCGTAGTTCAATCCATTGCATTTGGCACTCCGGGGATCTCTGCCTCTCCTCTGCTTCAGGAGTTTACTAGTCCTGAAGGAAATAATTTAAATCCTTTGACAAGTACATTTGGAAAACCAAGTGCTACTGAGCTGCCTATTGAACGCCTTATCAGAGCC GTGAAGTCCATCTCACCACAGTCACTTTCTTCTGCAGTAAGTGACATCGGATCTGTTGTAAGCATGGTTGATAGGATAGCTGGTTCAGCCCCAGGAAACGGTTCAAGAGCTTCAGTTGGCGAGGACTTCGTTGCAAAGACTAAGTGTCGTCTCCAAGCAAGAAACTTCATGGCGCAAGAGGGGATGACGCCGACCAAGAAGATGAAGCGTCACGCAACTGCGATGCCCTTAAGCGTTTATTCATTAGGAGGAAGCGTTGGTGATAACTGCAAGCAGTTTGCATGTTCGGAAACATCAGATCTGGAATCTACTGCGACTTCTGTTGGCAAGAAGGCAAGAACTGAG ACCGAGCATGCTCTTTTGGAGGAAATCAAGGAAATAAACCAGCGGCTGATAGATACAGTTGTTGAGATTAGTGATGATGAAGATGCCGCTGATTCTAGTGAGGGAGCAACAGCAAGCAAAGGCTGTGAAGGAACAACAGTGAGAGTTTCGTTTATAGCTGTTTCTCTCAGCCCAGCCTTGAAGGCTCATCTCTCATCAACCCAAATG TCTCCTATTCAATCATTGCGTCTACTGGTACCTTGTAGCTACCCCAACGTCTCTCCATCTCTCCTGTATAAACTGCGGGTGGAAACCAG CAAAGAGAACGGGGACCTCTCGTCCAAAGCTATGGCAAGGTTCAATATATTGCTAAGAAGTTTGTCACAGCCGATGTCGCTCAAAGACATTGCCAATACATGGGACGCTTGCGCTCGGACTGTGATATGTGAATACGCACAGCAATTTGGTGGTGGAACTTTTAGCTCAAAATACG TTTGTCATGAGCATGGTTCAAGAGTTGTTCTCGACAGCCATGAGAACCAATCCATTACTTGTTGTTCTGTTGGGAGTTGTTGTGTCGGAGGGCGTGGAGGGTGTAGTAGTATATATAAAGGAAAGTGA
- the LOC106396123 gene encoding mediator of RNA polymerase II transcription subunit 15a isoform X1 gives MEHLMDNNNWRLSIPNGESAAMNNGEWRKQLPPDSRQKIVNKIMETLSRHLPNSGPEGINDLRRIAARFEEKIFSCAVNQTDYLRKISMKMLTMETKSQNAAGSSSTTPDANNTTSMDSSNHDSQALPNNQGQLLPGTLPNNQSQAPQPLMSQTIQSNTASGITGSTGLPSSMPPVSSIANNSVVNQNSSMQNVAGLLQDSSGQHGLSSNMLSGSQRQMLGRPPHTMSSQQQQPQGAQYLYQQQQLLRQNFQAGNVPNPNSLLPTHIQQQQQQNVLQPNQMHSSQQPASTTSATQPSAVSSAPIQGLHTNQQSSPQLSSQQTTSQTILRQQQSSLLRQHPQSQQSSGIHQQQTSLPQQSISPQQQAQMMRQQAASGSGIQQKQMMGQHVLGDMQHQHQQRLLNQQNNVMNMQQQQKQHPPAQQQLMSQQNSLQATTQQPLGTQSNVAGLQQPQQQLLSSQVGNSSLQTNQQSLHMLSQPTAALQRTHQAGHGGLYPSQGQQSQNQPAQQQMVPLQSHRQQLQQPNLLQQDVQQRLQSSGQVTGSLLPPQNVVDQQRQLYQSQRTLLEMPSSSLDSTAQTESGNAVDWQEEVFQKIKTMKDAYLPDITEIYQRVIAKLQQMDSLPQQQRSEQFEKLKQFKTMLERMMQFLSVSKSSIMPPLKNKVAIYEKQIIDFVTAHRPRKPVQQGQLPQSQMQPMQQQSSQNGNHSHDGQANPQMQSMSMPRAQQSSLENVQNNVLSSRPGASAPQQNIHSSVPASSLEPGQGNALNNGQQVAVRSIQQNTYQQVNNTSASAQSGLSTLQPNVNQTQLSSGLLQQQKDQQMTQPQQLKQQFQQRQMQQQLLQKQQLMQQHQEQLQARQQVAQNDVSPGMFQQHSLQSQRTTYPHQQLKPGSQLPVTSPQLLPGSSPQMTQQNSSPQIDQKNMMSSVNKMGTPVQPANSPFVVPSPATPVAPSPMQVDSEKPSGASSLSMGNTARQQATGVQGVVQSIAFGTPGISASPLLQEFTSPEGNNLNPLTSTFGKPSATELPIERLIRAVKSISPQSLSSAVSDIGSVVSMVDRIAGSAPGNGSRASVGEDFVAKTKCRLQARNFMAQEGMTPTKKMKRHATAMPLSVYSLGGSVGDNCKQFACSETSDLESTATSVGKKARTETEHALLEEIKEINQRLIDTVVEISDDEDAADSSEGATASKGCEGTTVRVSFIAVSLSPALKAHLSSTQMSPIQSLRLLVPCSYPNVSPSLLYKLRVETSKENGDLSSKAMARFNILLRSLSQPMSLKDIANTWDACARTVICEYAQQFGGGTFSSKYVCHEHGSRVVLDSHENQSITCCSVGSCCVGGRGGCSSIYKGK, from the exons ATG GAACACTTGATGGATAACAACAATTGGAGACTTTCCATTCCAAATGGAGAATCTGCAGCCATGAACAATGGTGAGTGGAGAAAACAGTTGCCACCTGATTCACGCCAGAAGATCGTTAACAAGAT AATGGAAACACTAAGCAGGCACCTTCCGAATTCTGGACCAGAAGGAATTAACGATCTCAGGAGAATTGCTGCCAGATTTGAGGAGAAAATTTTCAGCTGTGCTGTTAACCAG acTGATTACCTTCGGAAGATATCCATGAAGATGCTGACTATGGAGACTAAATCTCAAAATGCTGCTGGCTCTTCCTCAACTACCCCTGATGCTAATAATACCACATCAATGGATTCAAGTAATCATGATTCTCAAGCAT TACCCAACAATCAGGGGCAACTTCTTCCAGGAACGTTACCAAACAATCAATCTCAAGCACCTCAGCCGTTGATGTCCCAAACCATTCAGAGTAACACAGCCTCTGGCATAACCGGTTCTACCGGTTTGCCATCTTCCATGCCGCCTGTTTCTTCCATAGCCAATAATAGCGTTGTAAACCAGAATTCCAGTATGCAAAATGTAGCCGGACTGTTGCAAGATTCATCTGGGCAGCATGGCCTTTCATCCAACATGCTCTCAGGATCCCAAAGGCAGATGTTGGGCAGACCGCCGCATACTATGTCTTCTCAGCAGCAGCAGCCACAGGGTGCACAATATCTTTATCAGCAGCAGCAACTTCTCAGGCAGAATTTTCAGGCAGGGAATGTCCCCAATCCCAATTCGCTTTTGCCAACACAcatacaacaacaacagcaacaaaATGTGCTGCAGCCCAATCAAATGCATTCGTCTCAACAGCCTGCTAGTACGACATCTGCGACGCAGCCTTCAGCTGTGAGCTCAGCTCCCATCCAGGGTCTCCACACAAATCAGCAGTCAAGTCCTCAATTGTCTTCTCAGCAGACTACGTCACAGACTATTCTTCGTCAGCAGCAATCATCGCTGCTAAGGCAACATCCGCAATCACAACAATCCTCTGGCATCCATCAGCAACAAACTTCATTGCCGCAGCAGTCAATTTCTCCCCAGCAGCAAGCACAAATGATGCGGCAACAAGCTGCAAGTGGCTCCGGCATCCAACAGAAGCAGATGATGGGGCAGCATGTTCTTGGGGATATGCAGCATCAACATCAGCAAAGGTTACTGAACCAGCAAAATAATGTTATGAACATGCAACAGCAGCAGAAGCAACACCCTCCGGCCCAACAGCAATTGATGTCTCAACAAAACAGCCTTCAGGCTACTACTCAGCAACCACTGGGCACTCAAAGCAATGTTGCAGGACTCCAGCAACCACAGCAACAGTTGCTCAGTTCCCAGGTTGGCAATTCGAGCTTGCAGACTAACCAGCAGTCGCTGCACATGTTATCACAGCCAACCGCTGCGCTGCAACGAACACACCAGGCTGGCCATGGCGGCTTGTATCCTTCTCAGGGACAACAGTCACAAAATCAGCCAGCCCAGCAGCAGATGGTGCCCCTTCAGTCGCACCGTCAGCAGTTACAACAACCTAATCTGCTTCAACAGGATGTGCAACAAAGGCTACAATCTTCAGGCCAAGTCACAGGTTCCCTGCTTCCACCTCAAAATGTAGTGGACCAGCAGAGACAACTGTATCAATCCCAAAGAACCCTTCTGGAGATGCCATCAT CATCGCTAGACTCCACGGCACAGACGGAAAGTGGAAATGCGGTTGATTGGCAAGAGGAGGTTTTCCAAAAg ATCAAAACTATGAAAGATGCGTACTTACCAGATATTACTGAAATCTACCAGAGAGTTATAGCCAAGTTGCAGCAA ATGGATTCTCTTCCGCAGCAACAAAGATCAGAGCAGTTTGAGAAATTGAAACAATTCAAGACAATGTTGGAGCGAATGATGCAATTCCTATCGGTTTCAAAGAGCAGTATCATGCCTCCTTTAAAGAATAAGGTGGCTATTTATGAGAAGCAGATAATAGATTTCGTAACTGCGCACAGGCCGAGGAAGCCAGTACAGCAAGGGCAGCTTCCGCAATCTCAGATGCAGCCTATGCAGCAACAATCATCTCAGAACGGTAATCATTCTCATGATGGTCAAGCAAATCCGCAGATGCAGTCAATGAGCATGCCTAGGGCACAACAGAGTAGTTTGGAAAATGTGCAGAACAATGTTCTCTCATCTCGGCCTGGAGCTTCAGCACCACAGCAGAATATTCACAGTTCCGTACCGGCTTCTAGTTTAGAGCCAGGCCAAGGAAATGCACTGAACAATGGCCAGCAGGTTGCCGTGAGATCCATTCAACAAAATACTTATCAACAAGTAAATAACACCTCTGCCTCTGCTCAAAGTGGGTTAAGTACACTGCAGCCTAATGTTAATCAAACCCAGTTAAGTTCCGGTCTGCTTCAGCAACAGAAAGACCAACAAATGACGCAGCCGCAGCAGCTCAAACAGCAATTTCAACAGCGCCAGATGCAGCAGCAACTACTTCAGAAGCAGCAATTAATGCAGCAGCACCAGGAACAGTTGCAAGCAAGACAGCAAGTGGCACAAAATGATGTCAGTCCTGGGATGTTTCAGCAACATTCTCTGCAGAGTCAGCGTACTACTTATCCCCATCAACAGTTAAAACCAGGATCCCAGCTTCCTGTTACGTCGCCTCAACTTTTGCCAGGTTCATCTCCTCAGATGACGCAACAAAATTCGTCTCCCCAGATCGACCAGAAAAATATGATGTCATCTGTCAACAAGATGGGTACTCCAGTGCAACCTGCAAACTCCCCGTTCGTTGTCCCATCCCCTGCAACCCCCGTGGCACCGTCCCCTATGCAAGTTGACTCTGAGAAACCATCTGGAGCTTCTTCGTTGTCAATGGGAAATACTGCACGGCAACAAGCAACTGGAGTGCAAGGCGTAGTTCAATCCATTGCATTTGGCACTCCGGGGATCTCTGCCTCTCCTCTGCTTCAGGAGTTTACTAGTCCTGAAGGAAATAATTTAAATCCTTTGACAAGTACATTTGGAAAACCAAGTGCTACTGAGCTGCCTATTGAACGCCTTATCAGAGCC GTGAAGTCCATCTCACCACAGTCACTTTCTTCTGCAGTAAGTGACATCGGATCTGTTGTAAGCATGGTTGATAGGATAGCTGGTTCAGCCCCAGGAAACGGTTCAAGAGCTTCAGTTGGCGAGGACTTCGTTGCAAAGACTAAGTGTCGTCTCCAAGCAAGAAACTTCATGGCGCAAGAGGGGATGACGCCGACCAAGAAGATGAAGCGTCACGCAACTGCGATGCCCTTAAGCGTTTATTCATTAGGAGGAAGCGTTGGTGATAACTGCAAGCAGTTTGCATGTTCGGAAACATCAGATCTGGAATCTACTGCGACTTCTGTTGGCAAGAAGGCAAGAACTGAG ACCGAGCATGCTCTTTTGGAGGAAATCAAGGAAATAAACCAGCGGCTGATAGATACAGTTGTTGAGATTAGTGATGATGAAGATGCCGCTGATTCTAGTGAGGGAGCAACAGCAAGCAAAGGCTGTGAAGGAACAACAGTGAGAGTTTCGTTTATAGCTGTTTCTCTCAGCCCAGCCTTGAAGGCTCATCTCTCATCAACCCAAATG TCTCCTATTCAATCATTGCGTCTACTGGTACCTTGTAGCTACCCCAACGTCTCTCCATCTCTCCTGTATAAACTGCGGGTGGAAACCAG CAAAGAGAACGGGGACCTCTCGTCCAAAGCTATGGCAAGGTTCAATATATTGCTAAGAAGTTTGTCACAGCCGATGTCGCTCAAAGACATTGCCAATACATGGGACGCTTGCGCTCGGACTGTGATATGTGAATACGCACAGCAATTTGGTGGTGGAACTTTTAGCTCAAAATACG TTTGTCATGAGCATGGTTCAAGAGTTGTTCTCGACAGCCATGAGAACCAATCCATTACTTGTTGTTCTGTTGGGAGTTGTTGTGTCGGAGGGCGTGGAGGGTGTAGTAGTATATATAAAGGAAAGTGA